From the Candidatus Nomurabacteria bacterium genome, one window contains:
- a CDS encoding DUF305 domain-containing protein: MGNRQLTGGVHRMPGGDVMMDMDHMMNEMNAGLIGKTGDEFDREFLEEMIVHHQGAIDMAELVLSTSKRPELINLAGDIIEAQTGEIEMMQGWLESWY, encoded by the coding sequence ATGGGTAATAGACAACTCACTGGTGGTGTACATAGAATGCCTGGTGGTGATGTGATGATGGATATGGATCACATGATGAATGAAATGAATGCAGGTCTTATAGGTAAAACAGGAGACGAGTTTGATCGAGAGTTTTTGGAAGAGATGATCGTACACCATCAGGGTGCGATAGATATGGCAGAACTTGTCTTGTCTACTTCAAAACGTCCTGAACTTATCAATCTAGCGGGGGACATAATCGAAGCACAGACAGGTGAGATAGAAATGATGCAGGGTTGGTTAGAGTCTTGGTATTAA
- a CDS encoding cob(I)yrinic acid a,c-diamide adenosyltransferase — protein MLYTGKGDNGTSKLFTTPSGERLSKTHMVFEALGTVDELNSFLGILKIKCKDFYIKENNILVGELIHEVQENLFVIQAELAGSKMSIGEDKLKKCEEIISNIESMMPQIKTFFISGGTEIAAFSDLARTITRRTERSILRAKENSIEVSPNTCAYINRLSSLFYAIARLANHQAGIEETKPSYK, from the coding sequence ATGCTTTACACTGGAAAAGGCGACAATGGAACAAGTAAGCTTTTTACAACTCCAAGCGGGGAGAGGCTTTCCAAGACCCACATGGTGTTTGAAGCACTTGGTACAGTGGATGAACTGAATTCTTTTTTAGGAATACTAAAAATCAAGTGTAAAGATTTTTATATAAAAGAAAACAACATACTAGTGGGAGAATTGATTCATGAAGTTCAAGAAAATTTGTTTGTGATTCAAGCTGAGCTCGCTGGCTCCAAGATGAGTATCGGAGAAGATAAGCTGAAAAAGTGTGAGGAAATAATTTCTAATATTGAGAGCATGATGCCCCAGATAAAAACATTCTTTATATCTGGCGGTACAGAAATAGCGGCTTTTTCAGATCTTGCCCGCACAATCACACGAAGAACAGAAAGATCTATTTTAAGAGCTAAAGAAAACTCGATTGAAGTAAGTCCAAATACCTGTGCCTACATAAACAGGCTTTCAAGTTTGTTTTATGCAATAGCTCGACTAGCAAACCACCAGGCTGGTATAGAAGAAACCAAGCCATCTTATAAATAG
- a CDS encoding vitamin K epoxide reductase family protein — protein sequence MHIADILLIFIGFTGFLLAFYIYTKKREKKPLVCPLRTSCESVVHSDYSRFMGIPVELLGMFYYAFIAIVHGVFLALSHTPSAEFFVVSLLVSFVAFLFSAYLISIQAFVLRQWCTWCIFSATLCVLIFSITLMTLPISLLPILVTYKKLLIVLHLFGMALGVGAATITDILFFKFLRNYRITEPEADIMKTLSHVIWFALGILVVSGFGLYLPESGVLNNSPKFFVKMIGVGVLIINGFFLNLLIQPRLVHISFNEPHPHKPGELHVLRKLSFALGAISITSWYFIFVLGAIRRVKVEFADLFLGYIALLVIAVIGSQVFEHFLIRKNKEEV from the coding sequence ATGCATATAGCAGATATTCTACTAATATTTATTGGTTTCACTGGTTTTTTGTTGGCTTTTTATATATACACTAAAAAGCGCGAGAAAAAACCTCTTGTCTGCCCACTTCGTACAAGTTGTGAATCAGTGGTACACAGTGATTACTCACGTTTCATGGGTATTCCAGTTGAGTTGCTAGGTATGTTTTATTATGCATTTATAGCCATAGTTCATGGTGTGTTTTTAGCCCTATCTCACACACCAAGTGCAGAATTTTTTGTTGTGTCACTTCTAGTTTCTTTCGTAGCTTTTCTTTTTTCAGCTTATCTTATATCAATACAGGCTTTTGTATTGCGTCAGTGGTGCACATGGTGTATTTTTTCTGCGACTCTTTGTGTACTGATTTTTTCAATAACACTTATGACCCTACCAATATCTCTACTGCCTATATTGGTAACGTATAAAAAACTTCTAATAGTACTTCATCTTTTTGGAATGGCTCTTGGAGTAGGTGCTGCAACAATCACAGACATTCTCTTTTTTAAATTTCTAAGAAATTACAGAATTACAGAACCAGAAGCAGATATTATGAAAACCCTTTCACATGTTATTTGGTTTGCGTTGGGGATATTAGTAGTTAGTGGTTTTGGGCTATATCTTCCAGAAAGTGGTGTATTGAATAACTCACCAAAATTCTTTGTTAAAATGATCGGCGTAGGAGTATTGATCATAAATGGATTTTTCTTGAATTTATTGATCCAGCCTAGACTAGTGCACATATCTTTCAACGAACCACATCCACACAAGCCTGGTGAGCTCCATGTACTTCGTAAATTATCTTTTGCATTGGGAGCGATATCTATAACAAGCTGGTATTTTATATTTGTACTTGGAGCAATTCGCAGAGTAAAGGTAGAATTTGCAGATCTATTTTTGGGCTATATAGCGCTATTGGTTATTGCTGTAATAGGAAGTCAGGTGTTTGAGCACTTTTTAATCAGAAAGAATAAAGAAGAAGTATAA
- a CDS encoding 4a-hydroxytetrahydrobiopterin dehydratase, with the protein MSLIKKHCIPCEDKDMKPLTKTEAKKLLTEIPVWEIDESGRKISRTFELTNFVEAVDLINKIADIAEEEGHHPDLVLFGYKNLTVELSTHSIGGLSENDFIVAARVDAVSNFGKI; encoded by the coding sequence ATGAGTTTAATCAAAAAACATTGTATACCTTGCGAAGACAAGGATATGAAACCGCTTACAAAAACTGAAGCCAAAAAATTACTCACTGAAATACCTGTATGGGAGATAGATGAGAGTGGACGCAAAATATCAAGAACCTTCGAACTTACAAATTTTGTTGAAGCTGTGGACCTTATAAACAAGATTGCCGATATTGCTGAAGAAGAAGGCCATCATCCAGACTTAGTGCTTTTTGGATACAAAAATTTAACAGTAGAGTTGTCTACTCACTCGATCGGTGGTTTGTCCGAAAATGATTTTATTGTAGCTGCTCGTGTAGACGCGGTATCAAATTTTGGTAAAATTTAA
- a CDS encoding T9SS type A sorting domain-containing protein, whose translation MRKMFFVLCMIAVPFISQAQFCWWEDIDTDVYPNICMGDFEVGEDFFIFKSKTYTGNEVTEIKWWLTKYTGDPAGEIVDPGETFITDEKVFTFSRTLEDYADPSWSYRLHLWATNLETGISDSAVFNYVNPNAYPPDVDVNFQEGEGYCELKLQLEMRADLAPSHFGFQVWTSTGDTLADHEFAPANPDYEGGPELTFDGELYDGVGIYVRMIAESDEGMDSLNMYALIDECSWNIFKEGEISNRPSVYPNPVNDFVFIVSNSASLVEVDNLSGKKVLSQVNDGKVYLGDLPRGMYFLVLYNNAGMRIHSQMILKQ comes from the coding sequence ATGAGAAAGATGTTTTTCGTATTATGCATGATTGCAGTGCCATTTATCTCCCAAGCGCAGTTTTGCTGGTGGGAGGATATAGATACCGATGTGTATCCGAATATCTGCATGGGGGACTTTGAAGTAGGAGAAGATTTCTTCATCTTTAAAAGTAAAACTTATACTGGAAATGAAGTCACCGAAATAAAATGGTGGCTGACAAAGTATACAGGAGATCCTGCGGGTGAAATTGTTGATCCTGGAGAGACATTTATTACTGATGAGAAAGTTTTTACATTTTCACGAACTCTCGAAGACTATGCTGATCCTTCATGGAGCTACAGACTACATTTGTGGGCGACGAATCTTGAAACAGGAATTTCAGATTCTGCAGTGTTCAATTACGTGAATCCGAACGCATACCCACCCGATGTGGATGTTAACTTCCAAGAAGGAGAAGGTTATTGTGAGCTTAAACTTCAGCTAGAGATGCGGGCCGACCTTGCCCCTTCTCATTTTGGATTTCAAGTATGGACAAGCACGGGCGACACTTTAGCGGATCATGAGTTTGCTCCGGCAAATCCTGATTATGAAGGAGGGCCTGAATTGACATTTGATGGGGAACTATACGATGGTGTCGGGATATATGTCCGGATGATTGCTGAAAGTGATGAAGGTATGGATTCACTAAACATGTATGCTCTGATTGATGAGTGTAGTTGGAATATTTTCAAAGAAGGAGAAATATCAAATCGACCATCTGTGTATCCGAATCCTGTAAATGACTTCGTATTCATAGTATCGAATTCCGCTTCTCTTGTAGAAGTAGATAATCTGAGTGGTAAAAAAGTTTTATCACAAGTGAATGATGGAAAAGTCTACCTGGGAGATTTACCCAGAGGGATGTATTTTCTGGTACTGTATAACAATGCAGGCATGAGAATTCACAGCCAGATGATTTTGAAGCAATAA
- a CDS encoding T9SS type A sorting domain-containing protein has product MKKAFFIALLAFAMPLVISAQTPIQSFVLTEIDDCLYHITVSFEDELYMDETIQFVLKRTSAPASEVFNISDNLPANLQSWSGEVEFFIAIPDGSYKFATKFAGGPVTSTNFTVSGCDIDDDYPNTGSYDYYAYAFEGESGKTEMGFPDVDIDVDEVQPGLARVSVARGNFTEDMEITTSISSEMEAGGALASATFGHLEDVASRAEEQIIYFAFPAGYYKVKTKLEGEINDDTWPEYGEVVLLEDEIFHLNSSLFSNPLLRTDNESEEMETEEEILIFPNPSDGNFHISNISGIKEIRVYSVDGRLVYRSEDQRTDFYIQNTGTYYLNVISEDDSKFCQQIQVIK; this is encoded by the coding sequence ATGAAAAAAGCTTTTTTTATTGCGTTATTGGCATTCGCGATGCCGCTGGTAATTTCTGCTCAAACACCCATCCAGAGTTTTGTTCTGACAGAGATAGATGATTGCCTCTACCATATAACCGTCTCTTTTGAAGACGAATTGTATATGGACGAAACAATTCAGTTTGTCTTGAAAAGGACATCGGCTCCGGCGTCGGAAGTATTTAACATTTCTGACAACTTACCAGCTAATTTACAAAGCTGGTCAGGCGAAGTCGAATTTTTTATCGCAATACCTGATGGTTCGTATAAGTTTGCGACAAAGTTCGCAGGTGGACCAGTCACTTCAACCAATTTTACCGTTTCTGGTTGCGACATCGATGACGATTATCCAAACACCGGTTCCTACGATTACTATGCTTACGCTTTTGAAGGCGAGAGCGGTAAGACGGAAATGGGATTTCCGGATGTAGATATAGATGTTGATGAAGTCCAGCCCGGTTTGGCGAGAGTCAGTGTTGCTCGTGGAAATTTTACAGAGGACATGGAAATCACTACTTCTATATCAAGCGAGATGGAAGCGGGTGGAGCCTTGGCCAGTGCAACGTTTGGACACTTGGAAGATGTAGCCTCCCGTGCGGAAGAGCAGATTATTTATTTTGCCTTTCCTGCGGGCTACTATAAAGTGAAAACTAAATTGGAAGGAGAAATAAATGATGACACTTGGCCAGAATATGGAGAGGTGGTCTTATTGGAAGATGAAATTTTCCATTTGAACTCCAGTCTGTTTTCTAATCCTTTGTTACGCACAGACAATGAGTCAGAAGAAATGGAGACAGAAGAAGAAATTCTTATTTTTCCAAATCCATCGGATGGAAACTTTCATATAAGCAATATTTCCGGAATAAAAGAAATAAGGGTCTATTCAGTTGATGGAAGATTGGTTTACCGGTCCGAAGATCAAAGAACAGATTTTTATATTCAAAATACCGGAACATATTACCTGAATGTTATATCAGAAGATGACAGTAAATTCTGCCAGCAGATACAGGTAATTAAGTAA
- the rplS gene encoding 50S ribosomal protein L19, with amino-acid sequence MTTAFKFTPVKVEERKNLGFSTGDTIRVWSKIEDKGKFRLQAFEGMVLARKHGTTPSATFTVRKISNGVGVERIFPLYSPMIDKIEIVKQARARRSKLYYVREKAVRDIRRKMKTAKAYIMNEKESESEPEAETVEVKSEE; translated from the coding sequence ATGACAACAGCATTTAAATTCACGCCAGTAAAAGTTGAAGAACGCAAGAATCTAGGTTTTTCGACTGGAGACACTATCCGTGTTTGGTCAAAAATCGAAGATAAAGGCAAGTTCCGCCTTCAGGCATTTGAAGGAATGGTTCTAGCGAGAAAGCATGGCACAACTCCAAGTGCGACTTTTACAGTTCGTAAGATTTCAAACGGTGTTGGTGTTGAAAGAATCTTTCCACTATATTCTCCAATGATTGATAAAATCGAGATTGTAAAACAAGCTCGTGCACGAAGAAGTAAACTCTACTATGTTCGTGAAAAAGCAGTTAGAGATATTCGCCGTAAGATGAAGACAGCAAAAGCTTATATAATGAACGAAAAGGAATCAGAAAGTGAACCAGAAGCAGAAACTGTAGAAGTAAAATCTGAAGAATAA
- a CDS encoding RluA family pseudouridine synthase codes for MKLKDITLYEDEHVFVFNKPSGLMVHGDGKNTETTLADMIVKEHPELSEIGEPYRFMDAGVEKIIPRPGIVHRLDRETSGVMVVAKTQKSFSYLKRQFHDRQAEKHYTTIVWGVFPEKSGMINAPIARSKADFRKYQAGRGKRGVERDALTLYRVLGVIKNEEGTFSFLDVVIKTGRTHQIRVHMKYKNHPVLGDTFYSPEHPYALGFNRLALHARSLKFNTPDKKDLLFEAPLPKEFESAKALVL; via the coding sequence ATGAAGCTAAAAGATATAACTCTCTACGAAGACGAACATGTTTTTGTGTTCAATAAACCATCAGGATTGATGGTTCATGGTGATGGGAAAAACACAGAAACAACTTTAGCAGACATGATTGTCAAAGAGCACCCTGAACTTAGTGAAATAGGGGAACCTTATAGATTTATGGATGCGGGTGTAGAAAAGATAATTCCTCGTCCTGGTATAGTTCATCGTCTAGACCGAGAGACTTCTGGGGTTATGGTGGTTGCTAAAACACAGAAATCTTTTTCATATTTAAAAAGACAATTTCATGATAGACAAGCGGAGAAGCACTACACAACTATAGTTTGGGGAGTTTTCCCAGAAAAAAGTGGAATGATAAATGCGCCTATTGCACGAAGCAAGGCTGATTTTAGAAAGTATCAAGCTGGTCGCGGAAAACGTGGGGTAGAGCGTGACGCACTTACTTTATACAGAGTTCTTGGGGTGATAAAAAACGAAGAAGGCACTTTTTCATTTTTAGATGTTGTTATTAAGACAGGGCGAACTCACCAGATCCGTGTGCACATGAAATACAAAAACCATCCTGTTTTAGGGGATACGTTCTATTCTCCTGAGCATCCGTACGCTCTAGGATTCAATCGCCTTGCTCTGCATGCTAGAAGTCTAAAATTCAACACCCCAGACAAGAAAGATCTACTTTTTGAAGCACCTCTACCCAAAGAATTTGAATCAGCCAAAGCCCTTGTCTTATAA
- the pilM gene encoding pilus assembly protein PilM encodes MRSHFIRSFFPPPTFLTLRSVGFDVSDQSVKYVELVRSEHGLKLGVYGSANIPSGLISSGKIVDQIKLVSILEKLKKEKNLNYIRVSLPEEQIYSFRQIIPIVPYKEIRNTLELSLEEHIPISASDATFDFKIIGQGEDNLYVQVSAVSTTLVSSYVDIFNEASLVPLSFELEGAALARALVLKGDGGTYLIADFGETRTGVSIVSGGIVLFTSTIDIGGYGLTKMIEKSLNISFAEAEIMKRTYGLHKAKDNTDLFSVLINGVSVLRDEINKHLIYWQTHKDEDGKERKQVEKILLSGGNANMNGLSEYLSQSLRMKVELGNPWINVGGYKHGVPPMNARDAVGFATAIGLALGHYEND; translated from the coding sequence ATGCGTTCTCATTTTATAAGATCATTTTTTCCACCACCAACATTTTTAACTTTACGTTCGGTTGGTTTTGATGTTTCTGATCAATCAGTTAAATACGTAGAACTTGTTCGCTCTGAGCACGGGTTGAAACTTGGTGTGTATGGGTCAGCCAATATCCCTTCGGGTTTGATTTCTTCTGGTAAAATCGTAGACCAGATTAAATTGGTTTCTATTTTGGAAAAACTTAAGAAAGAGAAAAATTTAAACTACATAAGAGTTTCTTTGCCCGAAGAACAAATATATTCTTTTAGACAAATTATTCCCATAGTCCCTTATAAAGAAATCAGAAATACTCTTGAGCTATCACTAGAGGAGCATATTCCAATAAGTGCATCTGATGCAACTTTTGATTTTAAAATAATAGGTCAAGGCGAAGATAATTTATATGTTCAAGTTTCAGCAGTTTCGACAACCTTGGTCTCTAGTTATGTGGATATTTTTAACGAAGCATCACTCGTGCCCCTATCTTTTGAACTTGAAGGTGCGGCTCTGGCAAGAGCGCTTGTATTAAAGGGTGACGGAGGGACTTATCTAATTGCAGATTTTGGAGAAACACGCACAGGTGTGTCTATAGTTAGTGGTGGAATAGTTTTGTTTACGTCCACTATAGACATAGGAGGTTACGGTCTTACAAAGATGATTGAAAAAAGCCTCAATATATCTTTTGCTGAAGCGGAAATAATGAAGCGAACATATGGTTTACACAAAGCAAAAGATAATACAGATTTGTTTAGTGTACTTATAAACGGTGTTTCAGTTTTAAGAGATGAGATAAACAAGCATCTTATATATTGGCAGACACACAAAGACGAAGATGGAAAAGAGAGAAAACAGGTTGAAAAAATACTTTTATCTGGAGGTAATGCAAACATGAATGGTTTGTCAGAGTACTTATCACAAAGTCTACGTATGAAAGTAGAACTTGGAAATCCTTGGATAAATGTAGGTGGATACAAGCACGGTGTCCCCCCTATGAATGCGCGGGATGCTGTCGGATTTGCTACAGCAATAGGCTTAGCTTTAGGACATTACGAAAATGATTAA
- the ruvX gene encoding Holliday junction resolvase RuvX, translating to MKILGVDFGTKRIGLALSDDGGSLAFPESIILNDKNAFNNIRNIIEGREVSEIVVGLPTDTGGEDTTATAQAKKFADDLQVEFNLPTHMMDERFSSFSVFSENTGKENLNARKQKMIRPVDVDAQAAAIILQRYLDSRNIKI from the coding sequence ATGAAAATCTTGGGAGTAGACTTTGGGACAAAAAGAATAGGGCTTGCACTATCAGATGATGGTGGGTCTTTGGCTTTTCCGGAAAGTATTATTTTAAATGATAAAAATGCTTTTAATAATATACGAAACATAATAGAGGGTCGTGAAGTTTCTGAAATAGTTGTAGGTCTCCCGACAGATACTGGCGGGGAAGACACTACAGCAACTGCTCAAGCAAAAAAATTTGCAGATGATCTCCAGGTTGAATTCAATCTACCCACTCATATGATGGATGAAAGGTTCAGTTCTTTTAGTGTTTTTTCAGAAAATACAGGTAAAGAAAATTTGAATGCCAGAAAACAAAAGATGATAAGACCAGTCGACGTAGATGCTCAAGCAGCAGCTATAATATTGCAGAGATATTTAGACTCACGTAATATAAAAATATGA
- a CDS encoding SIMPL domain-containing protein, which yields METLKNNWTWILGIALVIFSLVFFLSARNFSKQGSYVEVKGLSERIVKADTAIWSLSFEVKSNNVDTLYSDIEKNIATIKKFLIDKGFEETEINVAPVNIYQDTYRDAAFRYNSTNQVAVYTKKVDLAKSASNETLLLVKEGVVLNQNYISFEFSDLNSIKPEMLAEAIKNARDTASQFAENAGSNVGRVTRGNQGVFDITDKDPGSPEYKKIRLVSTLRFLLK from the coding sequence ATGGAAACACTAAAAAACAATTGGACATGGATTCTAGGTATAGCACTCGTGATTTTCTCTCTTGTGTTCTTTTTATCAGCTCGTAATTTCTCTAAACAAGGCTCGTATGTAGAGGTAAAAGGCCTTTCAGAGAGAATCGTAAAGGCAGACACAGCCATTTGGTCCTTGAGCTTTGAGGTTAAATCAAACAACGTAGATACACTATATTCTGATATAGAGAAAAATATAGCTACAATCAAAAAATTTCTTATAGACAAAGGGTTTGAAGAAACTGAGATAAATGTCGCCCCTGTAAATATCTACCAAGACACTTACAGAGATGCTGCATTTAGATACAACTCGACAAACCAAGTCGCAGTCTATACCAAAAAAGTAGACCTAGCTAAGAGCGCATCAAATGAAACTCTGTTACTAGTAAAAGAGGGTGTTGTTTTAAATCAGAACTATATCTCATTTGAATTCTCAGATTTGAATAGCATCAAGCCAGAGATGCTTGCAGAGGCTATAAAAAACGCTCGTGATACAGCTTCACAGTTTGCTGAGAATGCGGGAAGCAATGTAGGCAGAGTAACTCGTGGTAATCAAGGAGTATTCGATATCACTGACAAAGATCCTGGATCTCCTGAATACAAGAAGATTCGTCTCGTTTCAACGCTCCGATTTTTATTGAAATAA
- a CDS encoding 5'-3'-deoxyribonucleotidase — translation MYIHKHLKLYLIDQDGVLADFETGFLEIWEKVCPEEYKDKLRDRQSYFLEDSFPEEMKQEIISVYYQKEFFKKLKPIPGSIEAVKLIESRGHEIMLCTAPLKYAGHSLSEKHEWIEKHLGKKYTKKVTYAYDKTIVGGDMLIDDRPDITGLREVPIWEHIVYDTSYNRHLTENKRIRWDMDNWQEVLGI, via the coding sequence ATGTACATACACAAACACTTGAAACTATACTTGATTGATCAAGATGGAGTACTGGCGGATTTTGAAACAGGTTTTCTAGAAATATGGGAAAAGGTATGCCCAGAAGAATACAAAGACAAACTCAGGGACAGACAGAGTTACTTTCTAGAGGATAGTTTTCCCGAAGAAATGAAGCAAGAAATAATTTCAGTTTACTATCAAAAAGAATTCTTCAAAAAACTAAAACCAATTCCTGGAAGTATCGAAGCTGTAAAACTTATTGAGAGTAGGGGGCACGAAATAATGCTATGCACTGCCCCACTAAAATACGCCGGTCATTCGCTATCAGAAAAACACGAGTGGATTGAAAAACATTTGGGTAAAAAATATACAAAAAAAGTTACCTATGCCTATGACAAAACTATAGTAGGTGGCGACATGCTAATCGACGACAGGCCAGATATCACGGGTCTTCGCGAGGTGCCAATATGGGAACATATAGTCTATGACACCTCCTACAACCGCCATCTGACGGAAAATAAACGAATCCGCTGGGATATGGATAATTGGCAAGAGGTATTGGGAATTTAA
- a CDS encoding RNA polymerase sigma factor produces MVDKSTGKNMDPKELIELAKAGNNEAYGKLYELFYTPIYRYLYFRLKDKEEASDLSQTVFLKVYKVLDTVEVSKNEPLAYFYTVARNTLIDYRRKKKDLYILDNEEMPDIPSSEIGIEESIDSQIEFAGVEKAMQNLTEEQREVITMRFIHDMSYKEISETLGKREDAIRQLQSRALKILKENLNKKDI; encoded by the coding sequence ATGGTAGATAAATCGACAGGTAAAAACATGGACCCAAAAGAACTAATAGAGCTTGCAAAAGCTGGGAATAATGAAGCGTACGGGAAGCTATACGAGCTTTTCTACACACCTATATACCGATACCTATACTTTCGACTTAAAGACAAAGAAGAGGCGTCTGATCTATCTCAAACTGTTTTTCTAAAAGTTTACAAGGTACTAGATACAGTTGAGGTGTCCAAAAATGAACCTCTAGCTTACTTCTACACTGTAGCCAGAAACACTCTGATAGATTACCGGCGCAAGAAAAAAGATCTGTATATATTAGACAATGAAGAAATGCCAGATATCCCGTCCTCTGAAATAGGAATCGAGGAATCGATAGATAGTCAGATAGAATTTGCGGGAGTCGAAAAGGCTATGCAAAACCTAACCGAAGAACAGCGAGAAGTAATCACCATGAGATTCATTCATGATATGTCCTACAAAGAAATCTCTGAAACACTAGGCAAGCGCGAAGATGCAATAAGACAACTCCAATCAAGAGCTCTCAAGATTCTAAAAGAAAATTTAAATAAAAAAGATATATGA
- a CDS encoding fatty acid desaturase, whose product MEILNDILLVLFIFILHWELSLAVQSIFMHRYSAHKQFEMKPGVEKIFWVMAFLFMGPSYLSAYVYGVLHRLHHAYSDTDKDPHPADLFSGPWGLFKLMWRTKVIYSQISKGIYPVNEKMKEGVPEWRRFDRFASSWWCRLAWAGIYISIYIWIDPPIYCYLLIPFHLTMAPVHGAIINWFAHKYGKAPNDTGDSSKNLFENDILMGGEAYHNDHHKFPSHVNFGAHGQFDRYYRYIIFLDKIGILKIKN is encoded by the coding sequence ATGGAAATATTGAACGACATTTTACTTGTCTTATTTATTTTTATTTTACACTGGGAGTTATCTTTGGCAGTACAAAGTATTTTTATGCACAGGTACTCAGCGCATAAACAATTCGAAATGAAACCTGGTGTAGAAAAAATTTTCTGGGTTATGGCTTTTTTATTTATGGGGCCGTCTTACTTATCAGCGTATGTATACGGAGTCTTACACAGACTACATCATGCGTATTCAGACACAGACAAAGATCCTCACCCAGCAGACCTATTCAGTGGCCCATGGGGACTTTTCAAGCTCATGTGGCGAACCAAGGTTATATATTCACAAATCTCAAAAGGAATATATCCTGTAAATGAAAAGATGAAAGAGGGTGTACCCGAATGGAGGAGGTTTGATAGATTCGCAAGTTCTTGGTGGTGCAGGCTTGCATGGGCAGGAATATATATATCCATATACATATGGATTGATCCGCCGATTTATTGCTACTTGCTAATACCCTTTCACCTAACGATGGCACCGGTACACGGAGCAATCATAAACTGGTTTGCTCATAAATACGGCAAAGCTCCAAACGATACAGGAGATTCATCAAAAAATCTTTTTGAAAATGATATTCTGATGGGCGGAGAAGCCTATCACAATGACCACCACAAATTTCCAAGTCATGTAAATTTTGGTGCCCATGGACAATTTGATCGTTATTATAGATACATAATTTTTTTAGATAAAATAGGAATTTTAAAAATAAAAAATTAG